A single genomic interval of Spirosoma taeanense harbors:
- a CDS encoding NAD(P)-dependent oxidoreductase, protein MSQNQSAILIADEMHSSLFAMLDNAGFTYSYQPKISRAELLQQLAPFAGLIIRSKTNVDEELLNHAPNLRYIGRAGAGLDLIDLAAVERRNIRVFHAGEGNRDAVAEHVVGMLLALLANILKADREVRQGIWDREGNRGYELGNLTVGLIGYGNNGRATARRLSGFGCRVLAYDKYLTNYGDTFAEEATLDQLLNEADVVSLHIPLTSDTRMLVNDEFIERVSKPFYLINIARGEVASLSAIVRGLEQGKLRGACLDVLENEKLAKLTPDQQTAFDSLRQSDRVVLTPHVAGWTHESYVRINEVLVRQLAEVV, encoded by the coding sequence ATGTCCCAGAACCAGTCTGCCATTCTGATTGCCGACGAAATGCACTCGTCGCTGTTTGCCATGCTCGACAACGCTGGCTTTACTTATTCCTACCAGCCGAAAATCAGCCGGGCCGAACTACTCCAGCAGCTTGCGCCCTTTGCCGGACTTATTATCCGCAGTAAAACCAACGTAGACGAGGAGCTGCTTAACCACGCACCTAATCTGCGGTATATCGGTCGGGCTGGTGCCGGACTGGATCTGATTGATCTGGCTGCCGTTGAGCGTCGGAACATCCGGGTGTTTCATGCCGGTGAAGGCAACCGCGACGCCGTTGCCGAACACGTCGTCGGGATGCTGCTGGCGCTGTTAGCCAATATCCTGAAAGCCGACCGCGAGGTGCGGCAGGGCATCTGGGACCGCGAAGGTAACCGGGGGTATGAACTCGGTAATCTGACGGTCGGGCTGATTGGCTATGGCAACAACGGACGCGCTACGGCCCGGCGACTCAGCGGCTTCGGCTGCCGCGTGCTGGCCTACGATAAATACCTGACCAACTATGGCGATACATTCGCAGAGGAAGCCACGCTGGATCAGCTCCTGAACGAAGCGGATGTTGTGAGTCTACACATTCCGCTGACCAGCGATACGCGGATGCTGGTGAATGACGAATTCATTGAGCGGGTCAGCAAACCCTTTTACCTGATTAACATTGCGCGCGGTGAGGTTGCCTCTCTGTCGGCGATCGTGCGGGGACTGGAGCAGGGCAAGCTGCGGGGGGCCTGTCTGGATGTGCTGGAAAACGAAAAACTGGCCAAACTGACGCCCGATCAGCAGACAGCTTTTGATTCTCTCCGCCAGTCAGATCGGGTGGTGCTGACTCCGCACGTTGCCGGCTGGACCCACGAGAGTTACGTCCGGATCAACGAAGTGCTAGTCAGACAGTTGGCGGAGGTGGTATAG
- a CDS encoding zinc metalloprotease has product MRKFILPASFLGMLYVASACLESSVQEPANSAAYSSARGARTGAMHRTCASHAIYVAKLQRDPALRERILRMEARVQADTDEENQSVGAKSNPYQGTITIPVIVNVLYSNPSENVSDAQIASQIAVLNQDFNRRNPDVTLTPSLFKGRVGDMQMNFVLAGVNRKASNQAVWQADDSMKFSALGGIDVTQPDKYLNMWVCRIEDSGYELLGYAQFPGFPPETDGVVINPRSFGTIGQLYPEYNKGRTATHEIGHWLSLQHIWGDGPCGVDDYVRDTPDSDSPNFGCPAYPTKACGGTLMTMNFMDYSDDPCMYMFSRGQVTRSRWMFSSPYGPRQSFVASM; this is encoded by the coding sequence ATGCGCAAATTTATTCTGCCAGCGTCCTTTCTGGGAATGCTGTACGTCGCTTCGGCCTGTCTGGAATCATCCGTGCAGGAGCCTGCTAATTCCGCTGCTTATTCATCAGCCCGTGGCGCACGTACCGGTGCCATGCACCGTACCTGCGCGTCGCACGCCATTTATGTCGCTAAACTTCAGCGGGACCCGGCCCTGCGTGAGCGCATTCTTCGCATGGAAGCGCGGGTTCAGGCCGATACCGACGAAGAAAACCAGTCGGTTGGAGCAAAATCTAACCCCTATCAGGGCACAATCACGATACCGGTCATCGTCAATGTTCTCTACAGCAATCCGTCGGAGAACGTCAGCGACGCCCAGATCGCTTCGCAGATTGCGGTGCTGAACCAGGACTTTAACCGCCGGAACCCCGACGTAACCCTTACCCCGAGTCTGTTTAAGGGCCGCGTGGGTGATATGCAGATGAATTTTGTGCTGGCCGGGGTGAACCGAAAAGCCTCGAATCAGGCGGTCTGGCAGGCCGATGATTCCATGAAATTCTCCGCGTTGGGCGGTATCGACGTTACCCAGCCTGACAAGTACCTGAATATGTGGGTGTGCCGCATCGAGGATTCCGGCTATGAACTGCTGGGTTATGCGCAGTTTCCCGGATTTCCGCCGGAAACCGATGGGGTGGTCATCAATCCCAGAAGCTTTGGAACTATCGGCCAACTCTATCCCGAATACAATAAGGGCCGTACGGCCACTCACGAAATCGGGCATTGGTTAAGCCTGCAGCATATCTGGGGCGATGGTCCCTGTGGCGTAGACGATTACGTACGGGATACGCCCGACTCCGACTCGCCTAACTTTGGCTGTCCGGCATATCCAACAAAAGCCTGCGGGGGAACGCTGATGACCATGAACTTCATGGATTATAGCGATGACCCGTGCATGTATATGTTTTCCCGGGGGCAGGTCACCCGCTCGCGGTGGATGTTCTCATCACCCTACGGCCCCCGGCAGAGCTTCGTAGCCTCCATGTAG
- the pdxA gene encoding 4-hydroxythreonine-4-phosphate dehydrogenase PdxA: MEQRQPNEPNDLRNDPPAGPDPEARPDDTQPSQPQAEAEQPTGSQPGPTERRENRQPNGRNNPPGNRPDGQRPEGQRQNGPNPRDNRQRENRNSRDAGPRDAKPQDEATGQPENRQRENRNDRDRNNPPREREAQMERDGSEMPRGADTSGFDRPERSSRQGGRDLGNESGESSGREDRLVIGISLGDYNGIGPEVILKALQYNRLQKICTPVIYGSMRVLNRYRNLLNMKDWNLNGAPTIGQISHKMTNVITCWPDQNQDIQPGQVTPEAGQAAFACLQRAVDDLKEGKLDALVTAPINKYNIQSEEFKFPGHTEYLAQEFGVPDNLMFMVSETLRVGVVTGHVPLGRVRQNITRDRIAQKLTLMMQSLKQDFGIEKPKIAVLGLNPHAGEEGLLGNEEQDIIKPLLAEWRNKGQLVFGPYPADGFFGTRGYKKFDAVLAMYHDQGLIPFKSIAFEEGVNFTAGMPVVRTSPDHGTAYDIAGKDLADETSMLQAIYTAVDVARQRREYMELEAGALK, translated from the coding sequence ATGGAACAACGCCAACCCAACGAACCGAACGATCTACGTAACGACCCTCCAGCTGGCCCGGACCCCGAAGCCCGGCCAGACGATACCCAGCCCAGCCAGCCGCAGGCCGAAGCCGAGCAGCCCACAGGCAGCCAGCCGGGGCCTACCGAACGGCGGGAGAACCGGCAACCCAACGGCCGTAACAACCCTCCGGGCAACCGACCCGATGGACAACGCCCGGAGGGCCAGCGTCAGAACGGCCCTAACCCACGCGACAATCGGCAACGGGAAAACCGAAATAGCCGGGATGCCGGACCACGGGATGCTAAACCGCAGGACGAAGCGACTGGTCAGCCCGAGAATCGCCAGCGGGAAAATCGCAATGACCGTGATCGGAACAATCCTCCCCGTGAACGGGAGGCCCAAATGGAGCGCGATGGCAGTGAAATGCCCAGAGGAGCCGATACTTCCGGATTTGATCGGCCAGAGCGCAGTTCGCGGCAGGGCGGACGTGACCTCGGCAATGAGTCAGGGGAATCATCCGGCCGAGAAGACCGGCTGGTGATTGGCATCAGTCTGGGCGATTACAACGGCATCGGTCCCGAGGTCATTCTGAAAGCGCTGCAATACAACCGGCTGCAAAAAATCTGTACGCCGGTTATTTACGGGTCCATGCGGGTGCTGAACCGGTACCGCAACCTGCTGAATATGAAGGACTGGAACCTGAATGGTGCTCCCACCATCGGGCAGATCAGCCATAAGATGACGAACGTCATTACGTGCTGGCCTGATCAGAATCAGGATATTCAGCCGGGTCAGGTTACGCCCGAAGCCGGTCAGGCTGCGTTTGCCTGCCTGCAGCGGGCCGTTGACGACCTGAAAGAAGGCAAGCTCGATGCGCTCGTCACGGCGCCGATTAATAAGTATAATATCCAGTCCGAGGAGTTCAAGTTTCCGGGGCATACCGAGTATCTGGCGCAGGAATTCGGCGTGCCGGATAACCTGATGTTCATGGTCAGCGAAACCCTGCGCGTCGGTGTCGTTACGGGTCACGTTCCGCTGGGGCGCGTCCGCCAGAACATAACCCGCGACCGGATTGCCCAGAAACTGACCCTGATGATGCAGTCGCTCAAACAGGACTTCGGTATCGAGAAACCTAAGATTGCGGTGCTGGGGCTGAACCCGCACGCGGGCGAAGAAGGACTGCTGGGTAATGAAGAACAGGACATTATCAAACCGCTCCTTGCGGAGTGGCGCAACAAAGGTCAGCTCGTTTTTGGTCCCTATCCGGCCGATGGCTTCTTTGGCACGAGGGGCTACAAAAAATTTGATGCCGTACTGGCCATGTACCACGACCAGGGCCTGATTCCGTTTAAATCCATTGCCTTCGAAGAGGGCGTTAATTTTACGGCCGGAATGCCCGTTGTCCGAACGTCGCCCGATCACGGAACGGCCTACGACATCGCCGGGAAAGACCTTGCCGACGAAACCTCCATGCTTCAGGCCATTTACACCGCCGTTGACGTTGCCCGTCAGCGCCGGGAGTACATGGAACTGGAAGCCGGAGCGCTTAAATAA
- a CDS encoding DNA-3-methyladenine glycosylase: MKLLPDFYEKHDTLTLAQLLLGCELVHESPEGTTAGVIVETEGYITGDPACHAYRRPTPRNAAMFGPAGTLYVYQIYNHYHCVNVVTAPEGVGEAVLIRALEPTEGLELMGLRRNQAFKRGFERYRNNTIDPATPDGQRNLCNGPGKLVIAMGIRRLEHNFSSLSTGPISIRGPVLHDFDQVTTTRIGITQGVELPYRYYIKGNRFISRK, translated from the coding sequence ATGAAACTTCTGCCTGACTTTTACGAAAAGCACGACACGCTTACGCTGGCTCAACTCCTGCTCGGCTGCGAGCTGGTTCACGAATCGCCGGAGGGCACAACGGCGGGAGTCATCGTCGAGACCGAAGGCTATATCACCGGCGACCCGGCTTGCCACGCTTACCGCCGGCCGACACCCCGGAATGCGGCCATGTTCGGTCCAGCCGGCACGCTTTACGTCTACCAGATTTACAACCATTACCACTGTGTCAACGTCGTTACGGCACCCGAAGGCGTTGGCGAGGCTGTGCTAATCCGGGCGCTCGAACCGACCGAAGGTCTTGAGCTTATGGGCCTCCGGCGCAATCAAGCGTTTAAGAGGGGCTTTGAGCGGTACCGAAATAATACGATTGACCCGGCTACGCCAGATGGCCAACGGAACCTGTGCAACGGCCCCGGCAAGCTGGTGATCGCCATGGGCATTCGTCGGCTGGAGCACAATTTCTCCTCGCTGTCGACCGGACCAATCTCAATTCGGGGGCCGGTTCTGCACGATTTTGACCAGGTTACGACGACGCGGATTGGCATTACGCAGGGCGTTGAACTGCCGTATCGCTATTATATCAAGGGGAATCGATTCATCAGTCGGAAATAA
- a CDS encoding YicC/YloC family endoribonuclease — protein MLKSMTGFGNATVEAGGLSVTAEVKTLNSKFLDIYCRLPRQFSDKEIELRALLTQQLERGKVELSLNLARTSAIRPGVTINRPLVAAYVSDLKETANSMLMSVSDSDVLQLALQQPNAYLTESADPTADSSDWATVQAAVQEAIRRCDAFRRQDGAVLESKFQEYIQTIRDRLADIEEQDVRRIPAVRDRMRASVSELLDSETFDQNRFEQELVYYVEKFDISEEKVRLKNHLSYFLEVLATEEANGKKLNFISQEIGREINTIGSKANDATIQRFVVQMKDELEKIKEQTMNVI, from the coding sequence ATGTTAAAATCCATGACCGGCTTCGGCAACGCAACGGTGGAGGCCGGTGGCCTGTCCGTAACGGCGGAAGTCAAGACGCTGAACTCAAAATTCCTGGACATCTATTGCCGACTGCCCCGGCAGTTTTCCGATAAAGAGATTGAGCTGCGCGCGCTGCTTACCCAGCAACTGGAGCGCGGTAAAGTTGAACTCTCGCTGAATCTGGCCCGAACGAGCGCCATCCGGCCGGGCGTAACAATTAACCGCCCCCTCGTAGCGGCTTACGTCAGTGATCTGAAAGAAACCGCCAACAGCATGCTGATGAGCGTATCGGACAGCGACGTGCTGCAACTGGCGCTGCAGCAGCCCAATGCTTACCTGACCGAGTCGGCCGACCCAACAGCCGACTCGTCGGACTGGGCAACGGTGCAGGCTGCCGTGCAGGAAGCCATTCGCCGGTGCGACGCGTTCCGACGCCAGGACGGAGCCGTTCTGGAAAGCAAATTCCAGGAGTATATCCAGACTATTCGCGACCGGCTGGCCGACATCGAAGAGCAGGATGTCCGGCGTATTCCGGCCGTGCGTGACCGGATGCGCGCCAGCGTCAGCGAATTGCTCGATAGCGAAACCTTCGATCAGAACCGCTTTGAGCAGGAACTGGTCTATTACGTAGAGAAATTCGACATCTCGGAAGAAAAAGTCCGGCTCAAGAATCACCTGAGCTACTTCCTGGAAGTCCTGGCAACGGAAGAAGCCAACGGCAAAAAGTTGAACTTTATCTCGCAGGAAATCGGCCGGGAAATCAACACCATCGGCTCCAAAGCCAACGACGCCACGATTCAGCGGTTCGTTGTCCAGATGAAAGACGAATTGGAGAAGATCAAGGAGCAGACCATGAACGTAATCTAA
- a CDS encoding IPT/TIG domain-containing protein encodes MKSVLPLFSFLFLLFGLSTCRVRTSPPDLTEISPAQSFVGQEVTLSGYQFGQEPIVTFGESGTALTATVVSSTEQQIRVVVPRIRPGITQVRVRTSQGISDPLPFIVQQPVPAVSSVSPANGLPGSTVVLTGDYLNQLTFVRFADADAVVQDSSAEKLTVVVPPNVQRGPVALVVETKGGQLTSSFIVAGTPQITSVSPKQVKPGSELVIQGNNLLDGVVRINGMATDRSQTSIKNTEIRTIVPTFATSGRVTVTVFEKLVATSADSVQIVLQPSVASLSARDGVTGDKIILAGLNLRDISGVRFGSTPVSFRVLNDTQLEATVPALTASGQVTVSVTGPGGSASATDPFFFYLPPSNLTVNPARQFRDRPITITGQNLYRITEVRVSGQPVPITERTEGSQLIVSVPVNAVSGIVSVTSRAGTATTSRPLVVIQPATVTDIVPRKARPGERVVLLGDQLLNAQIFFTGSANPAPDGGKNEDTERWVLVPADAQTGPIRVFNASGENTYTAAFTVIRLATITDFTPKTGKAGTEVTITGQNLSNVSEVRFNGGTSAPATFRLSGNSLIVTVPANVSTGQICLTNDAGTACTSANFTLAK; translated from the coding sequence ATGAAATCAGTATTACCCCTTTTCTCCTTCCTCTTCCTGCTGTTTGGTCTGTCAACCTGTCGCGTCAGAACTTCCCCGCCCGATTTAACGGAGATTTCGCCTGCACAGTCGTTTGTCGGCCAGGAAGTGACGCTTTCGGGGTATCAGTTTGGGCAGGAGCCAATCGTTACGTTCGGTGAATCAGGCACGGCGTTGACGGCAACCGTCGTCAGCTCGACCGAACAGCAGATTCGGGTTGTGGTGCCGCGCATCCGGCCGGGCATAACCCAGGTTCGGGTCCGCACGAGTCAGGGCATATCCGATCCGTTACCATTCATTGTTCAGCAGCCAGTCCCGGCGGTTAGCAGCGTATCGCCCGCCAATGGTTTACCCGGCTCAACAGTTGTGCTGACCGGGGATTATCTGAACCAGCTTACGTTCGTTCGCTTTGCCGACGCCGATGCCGTTGTTCAGGACAGCTCGGCAGAAAAGCTGACTGTTGTTGTACCCCCCAATGTACAGCGGGGTCCGGTGGCGCTGGTAGTTGAAACAAAGGGCGGGCAGTTGACCAGCAGCTTCATCGTTGCTGGAACGCCCCAGATTACCAGCGTTTCACCGAAACAGGTCAAACCCGGCTCGGAGCTGGTCATTCAGGGAAACAATCTGCTGGATGGCGTCGTACGGATCAACGGCATGGCTACCGACCGGAGTCAGACAAGCATTAAAAATACCGAGATCCGGACCATCGTTCCCACCTTCGCGACATCGGGACGCGTCACAGTTACGGTCTTCGAGAAGCTGGTAGCCACCAGCGCCGACAGCGTTCAGATTGTTCTGCAGCCTTCCGTGGCCAGCCTGAGCGCGCGGGACGGGGTCACAGGCGATAAAATCATTCTGGCGGGCCTGAATCTGCGGGATATATCGGGGGTGCGGTTTGGCAGCACGCCCGTTAGCTTTCGGGTGCTGAATGACACGCAGCTCGAAGCTACCGTACCGGCTCTGACTGCGTCAGGCCAGGTAACCGTTTCCGTAACTGGCCCCGGCGGCAGTGCCAGCGCAACCGATCCGTTCTTTTTCTACCTGCCTCCGTCCAATCTGACGGTAAATCCAGCCCGCCAGTTTCGAGATAGGCCCATAACCATCACGGGGCAGAATCTGTACCGCATCACGGAAGTACGGGTCAGTGGTCAGCCTGTACCCATCACGGAGCGCACTGAAGGCTCTCAACTAATCGTCAGCGTACCCGTCAACGCCGTTAGCGGCATTGTCAGCGTTACCAGCCGGGCAGGTACGGCCACCACCAGCCGTCCACTCGTGGTGATTCAGCCTGCCACCGTAACCGATATTGTTCCGCGCAAGGCCCGGCCCGGTGAACGGGTCGTGCTCCTGGGCGATCAGTTGCTCAACGCACAGATTTTCTTTACCGGATCGGCAAACCCGGCTCCGGACGGCGGCAAGAACGAAGACACCGAACGCTGGGTGCTGGTTCCGGCGGATGCACAGACCGGCCCGATCCGCGTATTCAACGCATCGGGCGAGAACACTTACACCGCAGCTTTTACGGTTATCCGGCTGGCGACTATTACGGATTTTACACCTAAAACTGGTAAGGCCGGTACGGAAGTGACCATTACCGGTCAGAACCTGAGCAACGTATCGGAAGTTCGCTTTAACGGCGGCACATCGGCACCAGCTACTTTCCGACTGTCGGGCAATTCGCTGATCGTTACGGTCCCGGCCAACGTATCAACCGGCCAGATCTGTCTCACCAACGACGCCGGAACGGCCTGCACCAGCGCCAACTTTACGCTGGCCAAGTAA
- a CDS encoding 2OG-Fe(II) oxygenase, producing MSLLPEPLTSRPKGKNLFWIDDFITPAECAFVCQELEFSFWQRSSVIRKVENNQIQSMHSPTRISETSGQEWFSDELLDFLQVLETRLESLLGTSRQRLEFWQATRYEPGGQFDYHHDAGFWEDDPAGERRHTILLYLDTPERGGQTHFRAQDVSVRAVAGRLLVWNNLLPTGSCNYGMIHASTPVLEGQKTTLVTWERLNPFRTEPLN from the coding sequence ATGAGTCTGCTGCCTGAACCGTTAACCAGCCGTCCGAAAGGGAAAAACCTGTTCTGGATAGACGATTTCATCACCCCGGCCGAATGCGCGTTCGTGTGTCAGGAACTGGAGTTTTCGTTCTGGCAGCGCAGCTCGGTGATCCGGAAAGTCGAAAATAACCAGATTCAGTCCATGCACAGTCCGACGCGAATCAGCGAAACGTCGGGGCAGGAATGGTTCAGCGACGAGCTGCTGGACTTTCTGCAGGTGCTTGAAACCCGGCTCGAATCGCTGCTCGGTACCAGTCGACAGCGGTTGGAATTCTGGCAGGCTACCCGGTATGAGCCGGGCGGGCAGTTCGACTACCATCATGATGCCGGTTTTTGGGAAGATGACCCGGCCGGTGAGCGGAGGCACACCATCCTGCTTTATCTGGATACGCCCGAGCGGGGTGGGCAGACGCATTTTCGGGCCCAGGACGTAAGCGTACGGGCCGTTGCCGGGCGGCTTCTCGTCTGGAATAATCTCTTGCCCACCGGGAGTTGCAATTACGGTATGATTCACGCCAGTACGCCCGTCCTCGAAGGGCAAAAAACCACGCTCGTTACGTGGGAGCGACTTAATCCATTCAGAACCGAACCTTTAAACTAA
- a CDS encoding GlcNAc-transferase family protein, whose product MADIYVQIPAYRDSELPKTLRSLLAMATQAGRLRIGVFWQRAATDRLPRTLLNHSLIEITDIPYWQSKGCNWARSLLQQGWQGEPYTLLIDSHQRFVRGWDQLMIDQYEELRRIGVEKPILTGYLPPYNPVNEPHGRLHKPMEMYALRHDNGLLTKLVSYPMPFWKRLEQPKPAHFVSLHFLFTAGQFNREITFDPDIYFFGDEVVTSLRAYTNGYDLFHPHRVLGWHAYDRRTRTPHWNDHTAWSEQERISSERIRALYSGHLTGPYGPGSVRSINQYESYIYQNLISHESAA is encoded by the coding sequence ATGGCGGACATATACGTACAGATACCAGCCTATCGCGATTCGGAGTTGCCCAAAACGCTCCGAAGCCTGCTGGCTATGGCTACCCAGGCCGGTCGTCTGCGCATCGGTGTGTTCTGGCAACGCGCTGCCACCGACCGATTGCCCCGAACCCTGCTGAACCACTCGTTGATTGAGATTACAGACATCCCCTACTGGCAAAGTAAGGGCTGTAACTGGGCGCGGAGTCTGTTGCAGCAGGGCTGGCAGGGTGAGCCCTACACGTTACTGATTGATTCACACCAGCGATTCGTGCGGGGATGGGATCAGCTCATGATTGACCAGTATGAAGAATTACGACGGATTGGGGTTGAAAAACCGATTTTAACGGGTTACCTGCCTCCTTACAATCCCGTCAATGAACCGCATGGGCGGCTGCATAAGCCAATGGAAATGTACGCGCTCAGGCATGATAATGGGTTGCTGACCAAGTTGGTCAGTTACCCTATGCCGTTCTGGAAGCGGCTTGAGCAGCCTAAACCGGCCCATTTTGTGTCCCTGCATTTTCTGTTCACGGCGGGGCAGTTTAACCGCGAGATTACCTTCGACCCGGACATTTATTTCTTCGGGGATGAAGTTGTTACGAGTCTGCGCGCTTATACGAACGGGTATGATCTGTTTCATCCGCACCGCGTTCTGGGCTGGCACGCCTACGACCGCCGGACCCGCACGCCCCATTGGAACGATCATACGGCCTGGTCGGAGCAGGAACGTATATCATCTGAACGAATTCGTGCCTTATACAGCGGGCATCTCACTGGTCCGTACGGCCCCGGTTCGGTGCGGAGCATCAATCAGTATGAATCCTATATCTACCAAAACCTGATTAGCCATGAGTCTGCTGCCTGA